One window of the Bacteroidales bacterium genome contains the following:
- a CDS encoding T9SS type A sorting domain-containing protein — protein MNMKILVIALVFLTQLLNGQNCSKWVLGYLPTYHQSYNGDVNGLNEYDFSRLTHIGHHGPYLNADGSLDYNANGMTPEKIVGAVQACHTNNKPILLSVVSWVSYMDALSTQENRTRCVNELLYLLDTYGYDGIDVDLEPVMSPYIAGMQTDNPTYYAFVSQLYDSLSVRYNSLLGRQPLLTCATNSYGAPVLKQLENKLDMMNIMTYDMTNGWTDYNNFTWHDAPIHDYGNNLPCVQSMVNEMLQHGIASEKIGIGVSFDAFRWKGGSGTPTGGVTAPMQYYTTTPSWTRFSYQEMMDNVYDANFYRWDNVAKMSYLSIDRANDADDEFWSYNDEISCSEKSQFVLNNNLGGLILWELYLGMRNNLPSTNHIPQLTATYNVLCPTYIKQEQIENINISPNVLSKGQSINIRLNQNEKVKIKLFDIMGNIWFNEELMPEYEILSIDITKNVNASGMYFIQIENNTFKKNEKIIILWNK, from the coding sequence ATGAATATGAAAATTTTAGTTATTGCTTTAGTTTTTTTGACTCAACTATTAAATGGTCAAAATTGTTCAAAATGGGTATTGGGTTATTTGCCTACTTATCATCAGTCATATAATGGTGATGTAAATGGCTTGAATGAATATGATTTTTCAAGATTAACGCATATTGGTCATCACGGACCTTATCTAAATGCTGATGGAAGTTTAGATTACAATGCAAACGGAATGACACCCGAAAAAATAGTAGGTGCAGTTCAGGCTTGTCATACAAACAACAAACCAATATTGTTAAGTGTAGTTTCGTGGGTTTCATATATGGATGCCTTATCAACACAAGAGAACAGAACACGTTGTGTTAACGAATTGCTCTATTTGCTTGATACTTATGGTTATGATGGTATTGATGTAGATTTAGAACCTGTGATGTCACCCTATATTGCTGGAATGCAAACAGATAATCCAACGTATTACGCTTTTGTTTCACAGCTTTATGATTCCTTATCAGTGCGTTATAATTCTTTACTAGGACGGCAGCCTTTATTGACTTGTGCTACTAATTCATATGGGGCACCTGTTCTAAAGCAATTAGAAAATAAGCTCGATATGATGAATATTATGACTTATGATATGACGAACGGGTGGACTGATTATAATAATTTTACTTGGCATGATGCACCTATTCATGATTATGGAAATAATTTACCATGTGTTCAATCTATGGTAAATGAAATGCTTCAACATGGTATTGCTTCAGAAAAAATTGGAATTGGCGTTAGTTTTGACGCATTTCGTTGGAAAGGAGGATCTGGAACACCGACGGGAGGGGTAACTGCTCCCATGCAATATTATACAACAACTCCTTCGTGGACAAGATTTTCGTATCAAGAAATGATGGATAATGTTTATGATGCTAATTTTTATCGATGGGACAATGTTGCTAAAATGTCCTATTTAAGCATAGATAGAGCTAACGATGCCGATGATGAATTTTGGAGTTACAACGATGAAATCTCTTGCAGCGAAAAATCACAGTTTGTATTAAACAACAACTTAGGCGGTCTTATTCTGTGGGAATTGTATCTTGGTATGAGAAACAACTTGCCTTCAACAAATCACATCCCTCAATTAACAGCAACATATAATGTTTTATGTCCTACATACATCAAACAAGAACAAATAGAAAATATAAATATTAGTCCTAACGTCCTAAGTAAAGGACAAAGCATTAATATCCGCTTGAATCAGAACGAAAAGGTTAAAATTAAATTATTCGATATAATGGGGAACATTTGGTTTAATGAAGAATTAATGCCTGAATACGAAATATTATCTATTGATATTACTAAAAATGTTAATGCTTCGGGAATGTATTTTATCCAAATTGAAAATAATACTTTTAAGAAAAACGAAAAAATAATAATATTATGGAACAAGTAA
- a CDS encoding LytTR family transcriptional regulator has translation MEQVIEREETKIEEIKFRKIVLPSLKSSVVVDLSEIEYLESHGCYTEFSLVNGTRYTSSKPLLYYDELLRKYNFFRVHNKYIVNIEHVKGFAIGLPLKLILTSGNLLHVSRLKKNDFMKLYLH, from the coding sequence ATGGAACAAGTAATTGAAAGAGAAGAAACCAAAATAGAAGAAATTAAATTTCGTAAAATTGTTTTGCCAAGCTTAAAATCAAGTGTTGTAGTTGATTTGTCTGAAATAGAGTATTTAGAATCTCATGGTTGTTATACTGAGTTTTCACTTGTAAATGGGACTCGTTATACATCAAGTAAACCTTTGTTATATTATGATGAATTATTGAGAAAATATAATTTTTTCAGAGTACATAATAAGTATATTGTAAATATAGAACATGTAAAAGGATTTGCTATTGGTTTGCCATTGAAGTTAATATTAACTTCAGGTAACTTATTGCATGTGTCGCGATTAAAAAAGAACGATTTTATGAAGCTTTATTTACACTAA